The following coding sequences are from one Candidatus Nitrohelix vancouverensis window:
- a CDS encoding ABC transporter substrate-binding protein — translation MTSRIRNNPKFLCFRSLIPLLLFCLSWNLCAPSFAQSEEEKKYPDRIISSTPSITELLFALGAGDQVVGVSDYCSYPPEACTRPSVGGLLNPSVEFWITLKPDLIIFQGKNSHLTQNANNLNIKTLSVSVSGLQDIFNAIQILGKEIGRSNEAEALTAQLKEGLQSYQDKLSGIRPKNVLLLLGDSNDPSRDMYAVGKGTFLDELLTLSGGRNILPDSLSQYPKVSKEFIIKNSPEIIIEAGPKSRMNEQERLARIQSWKRFPTIQAVQTESIHFIGADYILIPGPRILSIIDNFSQAIHPELFPATPQSVHEKR, via the coding sequence GTGACCTCCAGAATTCGCAACAACCCCAAATTTCTCTGTTTTCGCTCGCTGATTCCCTTACTCCTTTTCTGCCTGTCCTGGAATCTATGCGCTCCCTCATTCGCTCAATCCGAGGAAGAAAAAAAATATCCAGACCGTATCATTTCGTCCACGCCCTCCATCACAGAACTTTTGTTCGCGCTCGGCGCGGGCGATCAAGTGGTCGGCGTTTCAGACTACTGCTCTTATCCACCCGAAGCCTGCACCCGTCCCAGTGTCGGCGGATTGCTCAACCCCAGCGTGGAATTCTGGATCACCCTCAAACCCGATCTCATAATTTTTCAGGGGAAGAATTCTCACCTGACCCAGAATGCAAACAATCTGAACATCAAAACGCTCAGCGTTTCCGTCAGCGGTTTGCAAGACATCTTCAACGCAATCCAGATACTGGGAAAAGAGATCGGTAGAAGCAATGAAGCCGAAGCTCTGACGGCACAATTGAAAGAGGGACTCCAGTCCTATCAAGACAAATTGTCTGGAATCCGACCTAAAAACGTTCTGCTGCTTCTGGGTGACAGCAATGATCCTTCAAGGGACATGTACGCCGTCGGCAAGGGAACCTTTCTCGACGAACTCCTGACCTTGTCTGGAGGCAGAAATATTCTTCCCGATTCGCTTTCGCAATACCCTAAAGTCAGCAAGGAATTCATCATCAAAAACTCGCCGGAAATCATCATCGAGGCCGGTCCCAAATCGCGCATGAATGAACAGGAACGTCTGGCGAGAATTCAATCGTGGAAACGCTTCCCCACCATTCAGGCGGTGCAGACCGAATCCATACATTTCATCGGAGCGGATTATATTTTGATTCCTGGGCCGCGAATCCTGAGCATCATTGATAATTTTTCACAAGCCATTCACCCGGAACTTTTCCCGGCCACACCGCAGAGCGTCCACGAAAAACGATGA
- a CDS encoding phospholipase has protein sequence MTIHYSNGEVAGKKTIFGNHSIAHKTPLRILIGFHGADSTPENMLIHGNKLQMENTLAVFPEGPVDAGEGLWSWWKDGPKQMESVKEFLEFATRAIEDTEAFARQNYSPTEIQTCLWGFSQGGAASLVYSLLGKRPIHKVASVCGFLPELPDVAAEARNAQIFGIFGANDEVVPSFLAEFALDELKGRGLQVTARETSQGHEMNLENIRHIEEFFNSNG, from the coding sequence ATGACCATTCATTACAGCAACGGAGAAGTCGCCGGCAAGAAAACCATTTTCGGCAATCATTCCATCGCCCACAAAACGCCGCTACGCATTCTGATCGGCTTTCATGGCGCCGACTCGACGCCGGAGAACATGCTCATCCACGGCAACAAACTGCAAATGGAAAACACCCTTGCGGTGTTCCCGGAAGGCCCGGTTGATGCGGGCGAGGGCTTGTGGAGCTGGTGGAAAGACGGTCCCAAACAAATGGAGTCCGTTAAGGAATTTCTGGAATTTGCCACTCGCGCCATTGAAGACACAGAAGCCTTTGCCCGGCAGAATTATTCACCGACAGAAATCCAGACCTGTCTCTGGGGTTTCTCGCAAGGCGGCGCCGCGTCTCTGGTTTATTCCCTGCTTGGAAAGCGACCCATCCATAAAGTCGCTTCGGTCTGCGGCTTTCTCCCTGAATTGCCCGATGTCGCCGCTGAAGCGCGCAACGCCCAGATATTTGGAATCTTCGGCGCCAACGACGAGGTGGTCCCATCATTTCTTGCTGAATTCGCCCTTGATGAATTGAAAGGCCGGGGACTGCAAGTCACCGCCCGCGAAACTTCGCAGGGCCATGAAATGAATCTGGAAAACATCCGGCATATCGAAGAATTCTTCAATTCAAATGGATAA
- a CDS encoding CCA tRNA nucleotidyltransferase: MEILAIPFFKELIAEARSFKTPLYVVGGAVRDRLLNRDSTDFDLTGNRAVEIARAIASKTRYTLVKLDDTPGRETLRVIVTDPIQFDFTTLQGEDIESDLKQRDYTLNALAISAEDFINEKDNYIDPCKGQADIESKTIRAVSARSLEEDPLRMLRGIRFAALLDFSIDPETLNQIAQRAERLRESAAERVLYELKLYLGSNNATKHFGSLYDCGLFKILFPGVTDSKEILKARLALIESNTPLPQSPDEEEMVVPRRPNPALLKLSALLFSLGGETDHDISPIADFLKSMKASNAEIATICHSIQTGHLFLKGPQESGDAAMYRFCRQTHPSFKEGLALAGAVNPQWSVDSATGLRSITSFYETVFLPGLDKEALINGNDLIHNFNIHPGPLFKTILDAVEEAKVLGSISNKEEALAFAKNMTQKIQFQQGEQ, encoded by the coding sequence ATGGAAATCCTGGCCATCCCGTTTTTTAAAGAGCTCATCGCCGAGGCTCGCTCCTTTAAAACGCCGCTCTATGTCGTCGGCGGCGCCGTTCGCGACCGTCTTTTGAACCGGGACAGTACCGATTTTGATCTCACCGGAAACAGAGCCGTCGAAATCGCTCGCGCCATCGCATCGAAAACCCGCTACACGCTGGTCAAACTGGACGACACCCCCGGTCGCGAAACCCTGCGCGTGATCGTGACCGATCCCATCCAGTTTGACTTCACCACCTTGCAGGGAGAAGACATTGAATCGGACTTGAAACAACGCGATTACACGCTGAACGCTCTGGCGATTTCAGCGGAAGATTTCATCAACGAAAAAGACAACTACATCGACCCCTGCAAGGGACAAGCCGATATCGAATCGAAAACCATCCGCGCCGTATCCGCCCGCTCGCTGGAGGAAGACCCCTTGCGCATGTTGCGAGGCATCCGCTTCGCCGCCCTGCTCGATTTTTCCATCGACCCGGAAACCCTGAACCAGATCGCGCAACGCGCCGAACGCCTGCGAGAATCCGCCGCCGAACGCGTCTTATATGAATTGAAACTCTACCTCGGATCAAACAACGCGACGAAGCATTTCGGCAGTCTTTACGATTGCGGTTTGTTTAAAATCTTGTTTCCTGGCGTCACAGATTCTAAAGAAATTCTGAAAGCTCGCCTGGCTCTCATCGAAAGCAACACGCCCCTCCCGCAATCGCCCGACGAGGAGGAAATGGTGGTCCCCCGTCGTCCAAATCCAGCCCTGCTGAAGTTGAGCGCCCTGCTGTTTTCACTGGGCGGCGAAACGGATCACGACATCAGTCCGATTGCTGATTTCTTGAAATCCATGAAAGCGTCCAATGCCGAAATCGCGACAATCTGCCATTCCATACAAACCGGGCATCTGTTTTTAAAAGGGCCTCAAGAAAGCGGCGACGCCGCAATGTACCGTTTCTGCCGACAGACTCACCCCTCCTTTAAAGAAGGCCTGGCGCTTGCCGGGGCGGTCAACCCGCAATGGTCCGTCGACTCAGCAACCGGGTTGCGCTCCATCACCTCCTTTTATGAGACTGTTTTTCTTCCCGGACTCGACAAAGAAGCCTTGATCAACGGTAATGACCTGATTCATAATTTCAACATTCATCCTGGCCCCTTGTTCAAAACCATTCTCGATGCGGTCGAAGAAGCGAAAGTACTGGGAAGCATTTCGAACAAGGAAGAAGCGCTTGCGTTCGCCAAAAACATGACCCAAAAAATTCAATTTCAGCAAGGGGAGCAATGA